In Prescottella soli, a genomic segment contains:
- a CDS encoding 2,3-butanediol dehydrogenase, with translation MKAARYHGVGDIRFEDIPEPVAGPGQVKVRVHFNGLCGSDLHEYFHAPMMAPTTPHPLTGVSVPVVLGHEFSGEIVAVGAGVDELSVGDAVAVEPTVNCRRCPACLDGSYNLCSSIAAVGYSWAGGGGLGQYAVVDADHVYRLPDGMSTREGALIEPLAVALHAVRRGDVAPGSSVAVHGAGPIGIGVFLALRAMGIEDITVIEPSAARRAAIEAVGATKVIDPNETDVVAELRANTDGVGVARSFETAGVPATFLNAVRSTARHGRVVVVAVHQKPVEFNPTEILFNECEIVGSIAYCRDYPETIEFMARGAYPLDSWVETIAFEDLITDGFGPLRDQTAIKILVDMTAVG, from the coding sequence ATGAAAGCAGCCCGCTATCACGGAGTTGGGGACATCCGTTTCGAAGATATCCCTGAGCCCGTTGCCGGTCCCGGTCAGGTGAAAGTTCGGGTTCATTTCAATGGATTGTGCGGCAGCGACCTGCACGAGTATTTCCATGCGCCGATGATGGCGCCGACAACGCCGCATCCTCTCACCGGAGTGAGTGTCCCAGTCGTCCTCGGTCACGAGTTCTCCGGCGAGATCGTGGCGGTAGGGGCAGGTGTCGACGAGCTGTCGGTCGGCGACGCCGTGGCGGTGGAACCCACCGTCAACTGTCGACGATGCCCGGCCTGTCTGGACGGCTCGTACAACCTCTGCAGCAGCATCGCCGCAGTCGGCTACAGCTGGGCGGGCGGGGGTGGGCTAGGACAGTATGCAGTGGTCGACGCTGATCATGTCTATCGGCTTCCCGACGGGATGAGCACCCGTGAGGGAGCGTTGATCGAACCCCTCGCCGTGGCCCTGCACGCCGTGCGCCGCGGCGATGTCGCTCCGGGCAGCAGTGTCGCCGTCCACGGGGCCGGTCCCATCGGGATCGGGGTGTTTCTGGCGTTGCGGGCCATGGGCATCGAGGACATCACCGTGATCGAGCCGTCGGCGGCCCGGCGCGCGGCGATCGAAGCTGTCGGAGCGACGAAGGTCATCGATCCCAATGAGACGGATGTCGTCGCGGAACTGCGCGCGAACACCGATGGAGTCGGTGTCGCGAGATCGTTCGAGACGGCCGGCGTGCCGGCCACATTCCTGAATGCGGTCCGCTCGACGGCTCGACACGGCCGAGTCGTGGTCGTCGCGGTGCATCAGAAGCCGGTCGAGTTCAACCCCACCGAGATCCTGTTCAACGAGTGCGAGATCGTCGGCTCCATCGCGTACTGCCGCGACTACCCGGAGACCATCGAGTTCATGGCTCGTGGGGCGTACCCGCTGGACAGTTGGGTGGAGACGATCGCCTTCGAGGACCTCATCACCGATGGATTCGGTCCACTCCGAGACCAAACAGCCATCAAGATCCTCGTCGACATGACCGCAGTCGGCTGA
- a CDS encoding 2,4'-dihydroxyacetophenone dioxygenase family protein — MTAASNLGPTFWMTDPGVTPKGARKEFVDPDDIPWTDWLMPGTQFKLLYCNLVTGAFTLILKVDPGTIATPHWHMGNVQAYLLEGGFYYEEDDPGMAGMYTCEVAGAVHTPIAPDGCVMLAMVEGPIAGYLPDGGLGVVADARLHYYMARDNGAVEKLQLVDYATDPSQDMHAKAIG; from the coding sequence ATGACCGCTGCCTCGAACCTCGGACCGACATTCTGGATGACCGACCCCGGCGTCACGCCGAAGGGTGCAAGAAAGGAATTCGTCGACCCCGACGATATTCCGTGGACCGACTGGCTGATGCCAGGAACGCAATTCAAGCTTCTGTACTGCAATCTCGTGACCGGCGCGTTCACCCTCATCCTGAAAGTGGATCCCGGCACCATCGCCACTCCGCATTGGCATATGGGAAATGTGCAGGCGTACCTACTGGAAGGCGGGTTCTATTACGAGGAGGACGATCCCGGTATGGCCGGCATGTACACGTGCGAGGTAGCCGGCGCCGTGCACACGCCGATTGCCCCGGACGGCTGTGTCATGCTCGCCATGGTCGAGGGCCCGATCGCCGGCTACCTGCCCGATGGCGGACTCGGGGTCGTCGCCGACGCCCGATTGCACTACTACATGGCGCGTGACAACGGCGCCGTCGAGAAACTCCAACTGGTCGACTACGCCACCGATCCGTCTCAGGACATGCACGCCAAGGCGATCGGGTAG
- a CDS encoding LysR family transcriptional regulator, translating into MYVSPQALRCFLAVADELHFGRAAAQLHMTGPALSQQVSRLEKDLRFLLFERNSRHVELTEAGRALIPQARAVVAANESLLRWRESVREGRRSIDIGFMATGAGQLTTAVLDRLRSADPDLQVRLHHLEWSEQLAPLLAGNIDAVFVREPFPAEGVRRRRILSERRVAVLAHDHPLAARESIRFAEIAAEPFISSSGGPPEWTDFWMVNPRPDGTRAEPSLAVSTVEELLEAVAAGAGVTTTPESLPSYYRHPLVSFVPIEDISPSVVTLCTLEGNRRPELATLQDAIGEACRQVALEQPVE; encoded by the coding sequence ATGTATGTCTCGCCGCAGGCGCTTCGGTGTTTCCTCGCCGTGGCGGACGAGCTGCACTTCGGCCGCGCCGCCGCACAGCTACACATGACCGGCCCGGCGCTCAGTCAGCAGGTGTCCCGGCTGGAGAAGGACCTGCGTTTCCTGCTCTTCGAACGCAACTCCCGACACGTCGAGCTGACCGAGGCCGGACGTGCGCTGATCCCGCAGGCACGCGCAGTCGTGGCGGCCAACGAGAGTCTCCTGCGGTGGCGTGAATCGGTGCGGGAGGGCCGTCGCAGCATCGACATCGGGTTCATGGCAACCGGTGCCGGTCAGCTCACCACGGCCGTATTGGATCGGCTCCGCTCCGCCGATCCGGATCTGCAGGTGAGGTTGCACCATCTCGAGTGGAGCGAACAACTGGCGCCACTGCTGGCCGGCAACATCGATGCAGTATTCGTCCGGGAACCGTTTCCTGCCGAGGGAGTTCGGCGCCGGCGAATTCTGTCCGAGCGACGGGTGGCCGTGCTTGCGCACGACCACCCGTTGGCCGCCCGGGAGTCGATCCGGTTCGCCGAGATCGCCGCGGAGCCGTTCATCAGCAGCAGTGGCGGGCCGCCGGAATGGACCGACTTCTGGATGGTGAACCCGCGGCCGGACGGCACCCGAGCCGAACCGAGTCTTGCGGTGTCGACCGTGGAAGAACTGCTCGAAGCCGTGGCCGCGGGTGCAGGAGTCACCACCACCCCGGAGTCGCTGCCTTCGTACTATCGCCATCCGTTGGTCAGCTTCGTACCCATCGAGGACATCAGCCCAAGCGTCGTCACCCTGTGCACCTTGGAAGGCAACCGCAGGCCGGAGCTGGCAACGCTTCAGGATGCGATCGGTGAGGCCTGTCGCCAGGTAGCGCTCGAGCAGCCGGTGGAGTGA
- a CDS encoding helix-turn-helix domain-containing protein, producing MVVVDGDVERIIDDIGPRLRRLRNDRGLTLESLSAETGISVSALSRLESGRRRPTLDLLIPLARAHRVAIEQLIAAPATGDPRVHLTPIRKRRGTTLVPLTQFPGRVQVFKEVLAPREPKLVTHAGYEWLYVLAGELRLILGEREFILRPGEVAEFDTNEPHWFGPGDSNAVEILHLFGPRGEQAVVRTRSSAAPTPAAEFHRADRTP from the coding sequence ATGGTGGTCGTGGACGGAGACGTGGAACGGATCATCGACGACATCGGCCCCAGGCTGCGCAGGCTGCGCAACGACCGAGGCCTCACCTTGGAGTCCCTGTCGGCCGAGACCGGGATCTCCGTCAGCGCACTGTCCCGGCTCGAGTCCGGCAGGCGCCGGCCCACCCTCGACCTGCTGATTCCGCTCGCGCGCGCACATCGCGTCGCGATCGAGCAGCTGATCGCCGCGCCTGCCACGGGAGATCCCCGCGTCCACCTCACCCCGATCCGCAAACGCCGCGGCACCACCCTGGTACCGCTGACGCAATTCCCGGGCCGCGTGCAGGTGTTCAAGGAGGTGCTCGCCCCCCGCGAGCCGAAGCTGGTGACCCACGCCGGCTACGAGTGGCTGTACGTCCTGGCGGGCGAACTGCGCCTCATCCTCGGTGAGCGCGAATTCATCCTTCGCCCAGGCGAAGTCGCCGAGTTCGACACCAACGAGCCGCACTGGTTCGGCCCCGGGGACTCGAACGCGGTCGAGATCCTGCACCTGTTCGGGCCGCGGGGCGAACAGGCTGTCGTCCGCACACGATCATCAGCCGCCCCCACCCCCGCGGCCGAGTTCCACCGCGCCGATCGCACGCCGTGA